One stretch of Patescibacteria group bacterium DNA includes these proteins:
- the mltG gene encoding endolytic transglycosylase MltG: MQSYIKKFTYCGLMFVFILALAVAAGYFINQFYFISPPAGAGISEFTIESGESAGQIAQELKGGGIIKNKFAFDLYVRISKNAADFKTGEFTLRPGMSMAKISDILTAAENAEAWVTLIEGWTLRNYADKFESSGLFSDMEFFEQTGLPAEDSRALSLENPTEKWKQEFSSLADKPEKASLEGYLFPDTYKFFLNASAEDTIRRILQNFDKKLRPEWRAEITRQGKSIFEIITMASIIEKEMYGLEDRKMVSDIFWKRLELGMALQSDASVNYVTGKGLTRPSLEDLEVDSPYNTYKYPGLPFGPICNPGAEAIEAAIYPTPNEYYYFLTTPDGEIIYSRTHDEHVANKRRFLNGY; this comes from the coding sequence ATGCAAAGTTACATAAAAAAATTTACATACTGCGGATTGATGTTTGTTTTTATATTGGCGCTCGCGGTGGCGGCTGGGTATTTTATCAATCAATTTTATTTTATATCGCCGCCAGCCGGCGCCGGAATCAGCGAGTTTACCATTGAGTCGGGCGAGAGCGCCGGGCAGATTGCGCAGGAATTGAAAGGCGGGGGTATTATTAAAAATAAATTTGCGTTTGATTTGTATGTACGCATCTCTAAGAACGCGGCTGATTTTAAAACCGGCGAGTTCACGCTTCGGCCGGGCATGAGTATGGCAAAGATTTCAGATATTCTGACCGCGGCCGAGAATGCCGAAGCATGGGTGACTTTGATTGAAGGCTGGACGCTGCGTAATTACGCGGACAAATTTGAATCAAGCGGATTATTTTCAGACATGGAATTCTTTGAACAAACCGGACTGCCGGCGGAGGATTCACGCGCCTTGAGTTTGGAGAATCCGACGGAAAAATGGAAGCAGGAATTTTCCTCTCTCGCCGATAAGCCGGAAAAGGCTTCACTCGAGGGATATCTTTTTCCGGATACGTATAAGTTTTTCCTCAACGCATCAGCTGAAGATACGATACGGCGCATCTTGCAGAATTTTGACAAAAAATTAAGACCCGAATGGCGCGCGGAAATTACGCGGCAGGGAAAATCGATTTTTGAGATAATCACTATGGCGAGCATTATTGAAAAAGAAATGTACGGCCTGGAGGACCGCAAGATGGTTTCGGATATTTTTTGGAAGCGGTTGGAGCTGGGCATGGCGCTCCAGTCAGACGCGTCGGTGAATTACGTGACCGGCAAGGGTCTGACGCGGCCGTCGCTTGAGGATCTTGAGGTTGATTCGCCGTATAATACTTACAAATATCCGGGCCTGCCGTTCGGACCGATCTGTAATCCGGGAGCCGAAGCAATTGAAGCGGCGATATATCCGACGCCAAATGAGTATTATTATTTTCTGACCACGCCGGACGGGGAGATTATTTATTCAAGAACCCATGATGAGCACGTGGCGAATAAGCGACGATTTTTAAACGGGTATTGA
- a CDS encoding sugar phosphate nucleotidyltransferase — MKIVIRAGGLGKRLWPMSRKDRPKQFLKLISDKTLLHDTIERVAPNISPETDLFVSGRFDSREEILKVAPEVSGNNLILEPASRNTGPAICLECAFLEKRFGPETIVATLPSDDYISDSQAFRDLLRQAEEFLENNPEYILTPAVRPDEVDTGYSYLKEGRNLMKLGEEAIFEVSDWVEKPNADFCKQLIESGVYYYHTGMYIWQLGNIIKLWEEHNPAMLEACRNIISKNLPQNNDETIEVYNTLEKGTIESVLTHKISKIAMSVSNRIGWSDLGKWSKIKKYMQLDGAGNATRGRVLAHDTTDSLIIGSEEKLIAAIGLDNMIIVDTEKALFICPENRLDEIKNVVEEIEEKKMEDYL, encoded by the coding sequence ATGAAAATAGTAATCCGCGCCGGAGGATTAGGCAAAAGATTGTGGCCGATGAGTCGCAAGGACCGGCCAAAACAGTTTTTGAAACTGATTAGCGATAAAACTTTGCTTCACGATACCATTGAACGGGTCGCGCCAAATATTAGTCCGGAGACTGATCTTTTTGTTTCGGGCCGATTTGATTCGCGCGAGGAAATATTGAAAGTCGCACCCGAGGTTTCCGGGAACAATCTGATACTCGAGCCGGCGAGCCGCAATACCGGACCGGCAATTTGTCTGGAATGCGCGTTTCTGGAAAAGCGGTTCGGCCCGGAAACAATCGTGGCGACTTTGCCGTCGGATGATTATATTTCCGACAGCCAGGCGTTCCGTGATCTCTTGCGGCAGGCGGAAGAATTTTTGGAGAATAATCCCGAGTATATTTTGACCCCGGCGGTCCGGCCGGACGAGGTGGACACAGGCTACAGCTATCTCAAAGAAGGACGGAATCTCATGAAGCTGGGCGAGGAAGCGATTTTTGAGGTGTCGGACTGGGTTGAAAAACCAAACGCGGATTTTTGCAAACAGCTTATTGAATCCGGCGTGTATTATTACCACACCGGCATGTATATTTGGCAGCTCGGAAACATCATCAAACTTTGGGAAGAGCATAATCCGGCGATGCTCGAGGCGTGCCGCAATATCATTTCAAAGAATTTACCTCAGAATAATGATGAAACTATTGAGGTTTATAATACATTGGAAAAGGGGACCATTGAATCGGTTTTAACGCATAAGATTTCAAAGATAGCGATGAGCGTTTCGAACCGCATCGGCTGGAGCGATTTGGGTAAGTGGTCAAAAATTAAAAAATATATGCAACTGGACGGGGCGGGCAATGCGACTCGCGGCCGCGTTCTGGCGCACGACACGACTGATTCGCTGATTATTGGATCGGAGGAAAAATTGATTGCCGCGATCGGGCTTGATAATATGATTATCGTGGATACGGAAAAAGCGCTTTTTATCTGTCCGGAAAATCGGCTGGATGAGATCAAAAATGTAGTGGAAGAGATTGAAGAAAAAAAAATGGAGGACTATTTGTAG
- a CDS encoding phosphatase PAP2 family protein encodes MSLDQKLFLMINGFAGDSELLDWIAIFGARYLIWIIVGFAIMAVVQLRKGELRIKFKRAFATGLAAAFGIVVNFIISFFVTRPRPYESGLGQNIYDGTMSMDSFPSEHTTAAFAIAMAVYFWNKKVGRVLLALAALVGLSRIFVGVHYPLDVVVGAIVGCTAAYVVVKLILRKI; translated from the coding sequence ATGAGTTTAGACCAAAAATTATTTTTAATGATCAACGGTTTTGCCGGAGACAGTGAGCTGCTGGATTGGATTGCGATTTTTGGCGCGCGATATTTAATATGGATAATCGTGGGTTTCGCGATTATGGCGGTGGTGCAGTTGCGAAAAGGGGAATTGCGCATTAAGTTCAAGCGAGCGTTCGCGACTGGATTGGCGGCGGCGTTTGGAATCGTAGTAAATTTCATAATTTCTTTTTTTGTCACTCGTCCAAGGCCGTATGAATCCGGATTGGGACAAAATATTTACGATGGGACAATGTCGATGGATTCGTTTCCGTCGGAGCATACGACCGCGGCATTTGCGATTGCGATGGCGGTTTATTTCTGGAATAAAAAAGTCGGGCGTGTGCTTTTGGCTCTGGCGGCGCTGGTCGGACTTTCAAGAATATTCGTCGGAGTGCATTACCCGCTTGATGTTGTAGTTGGTGCAATCGTTGGATGCACTGCAGCTTACGTTGTCGTAAAATTGATTTTGAGAAAAATATGA
- the mutM gene encoding bifunctional DNA-formamidopyrimidine glycosylase/DNA-(apurinic or apyrimidinic site) lyase has product MPELPEVETIVGQLRPKIVGRRIFGAKVLDQKIVNLRSAEFQEQISGSTIREVRRRAKVVIWELAPLKFLIFHLKLNGRILLVPDKEPPHHETRVIFEVSGPDRIFFDDSRRFAWIKLLKGDEFEKFMADQNYGPEPLDKNFSLEEFKKILTRRPNAKIKQLVMDQEMLAGVGNIYAQEACFFAGILPTRAAKTLTDSEIKKFYNSLLSVLKQAIEDRGTSVDAYVDINGRQGSYEPKLRVYGREGQKCRKCGSVIKFMKLGGRGTRWCPGCQK; this is encoded by the coding sequence ATGCCGGAGCTGCCGGAGGTAGAGACAATTGTTGGGCAATTGAGGCCGAAGATTGTTGGCCGCAGGATTTTCGGGGCTAAGGTGCTTGATCAGAAGATTGTTAATCTGCGATCCGCGGAATTCCAAGAGCAAATTTCCGGTTCAACGATCCGGGAAGTGCGCCGACGCGCGAAAGTCGTGATCTGGGAACTCGCGCCGCTGAAATTTTTAATTTTTCATCTCAAGCTCAACGGGCGGATATTGCTCGTGCCGGACAAGGAGCCGCCGCATCATGAGACGCGCGTGATTTTTGAAGTTTCTGGGCCGGATCGGATATTTTTTGATGATTCGCGGCGGTTTGCCTGGATAAAGCTTTTGAAAGGGGACGAATTTGAAAAATTTATGGCGGATCAGAATTACGGCCCCGAGCCGCTGGATAAAAATTTTTCGCTTGAAGAATTTAAAAAAATATTGACGCGGCGGCCGAACGCAAAGATTAAACAGCTTGTTATGGATCAGGAGATGCTTGCCGGAGTGGGAAATATCTATGCGCAGGAGGCGTGCTTTTTTGCCGGAATCCTGCCGACGCGGGCGGCAAAGACACTCACGGATTCGGAAATTAAGAAATTTTACAATAGCCTGTTGAGCGTTCTTAAGCAAGCGATTGAGGACCGCGGGACTTCGGTTGACGCGTATGTGGATATTAACGGCCGGCAGGGGAGCTATGAACCAAAACTTAGGGTTTACGGTCGAGAAGGCCAAAAATGCCGGAAGTGCGGCTCGGTGATTAAATTCATGAAGCTTGGCGGCCGGGGAACGAGATGGTGTCCGGGCTGTCAGAAATAA